The genomic DNA TCAGGACGCCGTGGCCAGCCTCTACGACCGCAACAGCCTGCACGACATCGTCAAGCGGACCTCGTCGGAAATCTTCATCCCCCTGTGCGTGGGCGGCGGGCTCCGCTCGGTGGACGACATCCGCGCGGTGCTTCGGGCCGGTGCGGACAAAGTCGCCATCAACACCGAGGCCATCAAGCGGCCTGAACTCATCCGCGAGGCATCCGTGGCCTTCGGCTCATCCACCATCGTCGTGTCCATTGAGGCGATCCGGCGCGCCAACGGCGAGTGGGAGGCCCTGGTGGAATACGGCAGGGAGACCACCGGGGTGAACGCTGTGGAGTGGGCCAAGCGCGCCTGTGAACTTGGGGCCGGGGAGCTGATGATCACCAGCATCGACCAGGAAGGCACGGGCAAGGGGTATGATATCGAATTGACCCGGGCCATCGCCTCAGCCGTCTCCGTGCCGGTCATAGCGGGCGGCGGATGCGGCAGTCCCGCCGATGCGGCCAATGTGATCACGCAAGGCCGGGCCGATGCGGTCAGCATGGCCTCGGTTCTGCACTACAAGACCATTGAGTCCCTGATGGAAAAATCGAAATCCCACGAATACCAGCAGGAAGGCAACATCGAATTTCTCAAGACCGGGCGCACGTTCACCCAGCTCACGCCGTGTTCCATCCGCGACATTCAGGAAGCGATGCAAGCGCGCAATCTCCCCTGCCGGATGAAGGAAGCATATGTCTGACATCGATGTGGCCATCATCGACTACGGCCTGGGCAATCTCTTCAGCATCAAG from Pseudodesulfovibrio aespoeensis Aspo-2 includes the following:
- the hisF gene encoding imidazole glycerol phosphate synthase subunit HisF, whose amino-acid sequence is MKFRIIPRLDIKGPNLVKGIHFEGLRVLGKPEDFARHYYENGADELFFQDAVASLYDRNSLHDIVKRTSSEIFIPLCVGGGLRSVDDIRAVLRAGADKVAINTEAIKRPELIREASVAFGSSTIVVSIEAIRRANGEWEALVEYGRETTGVNAVEWAKRACELGAGELMITSIDQEGTGKGYDIELTRAIASAVSVPVIAGGGCGSPADAANVITQGRADAVSMASVLHYKTIESLMEKSKSHEYQQEGNIEFLKTGRTFTQLTPCSIRDIQEAMQARNLPCRMKEAYV